Proteins from a single region of Pirellulales bacterium:
- a CDS encoding amidase — protein sequence MSITIEQSGAFVETFELQPGSDGPLAGLRFGVKDLIDIAGRKTGCGNPSWRDTHPPARSHAVVIDQLLAAGGQCIGKTVSDELAFSLIGENHFYGTPLNPRAPNRVPGGSSSGSVSAVACGLADFALGSDTGGSVRVPASNCGVWGLRPSHDFISVAGAMPFAPTFDTVGIHARNAEILARAAGVLLGALAPANSQSHVSAPAKPKTIHLLKEAFQLAEPAVQQAHQQALEKLRKQFGPAVRETSLAEIAGNTEPGPASFDPWFETYCVMQWAEIENSLGPWIAECKPTFGPVTTKNFELVKSLDRRRVPSAIVRREKFYRAMQKFLGAADLLCIPTTPAPAPVKQSLGMDQRVGDYYKRALSLTSIAGICRLPQVSLPLSMVTVEGGELPLGLSLLARFGEDLFLLDVVQQIAKDHHVT from the coding sequence ATGAGCATTACCATTGAGCAAAGCGGCGCCTTTGTCGAAACTTTCGAGTTGCAACCCGGCAGCGATGGCCCGTTGGCGGGGCTGCGGTTTGGCGTAAAAGATCTGATCGACATCGCCGGGCGCAAAACCGGTTGCGGAAATCCGAGCTGGCGCGACACGCATCCCCCGGCGCGTAGCCACGCCGTGGTCATCGATCAACTGCTGGCGGCCGGCGGCCAATGCATCGGCAAAACGGTGTCGGATGAATTGGCTTTCAGTCTGATTGGCGAAAATCATTTTTACGGCACGCCTTTGAATCCGCGCGCGCCCAATCGAGTGCCGGGCGGCTCGTCCAGCGGTTCGGTTTCCGCGGTCGCCTGTGGGCTGGCCGATTTTGCACTGGGCAGCGATACCGGCGGCTCGGTCCGTGTGCCGGCCAGCAATTGCGGCGTGTGGGGGTTGCGCCCCTCGCACGATTTTATTTCCGTAGCCGGGGCCATGCCGTTTGCTCCCACGTTCGATACTGTCGGCATTCACGCCCGCAATGCCGAAATTTTGGCCCGTGCCGCCGGCGTGCTGTTGGGCGCTCTGGCTCCTGCAAATTCCCAAAGCCACGTTTCGGCCCCGGCGAAACCGAAAACCATTCATCTGCTGAAGGAAGCGTTCCAACTGGCCGAGCCCGCCGTTCAGCAGGCCCATCAGCAGGCGCTTGAGAAATTGCGAAAACAATTTGGCCCCGCAGTGCGAGAAACTTCATTGGCCGAAATCGCCGGGAACACGGAGCCCGGACCGGCAAGTTTTGATCCCTGGTTTGAAACGTATTGCGTCATGCAATGGGCGGAAATTGAAAACTCGCTGGGGCCTTGGATTGCCGAATGCAAACCCACGTTCGGCCCGGTCACAACCAAGAATTTCGAACTCGTGAAAAGTCTCGACCGCCGCAGGGTGCCCTCGGCCATTGTGCGCCGAGAAAAATTCTATCGGGCGATGCAAAAATTTCTTGGCGCCGCCGATCTGCTGTGCATTCCCACCACGCCAGCTCCGGCCCCCGTCAAGCAAAGCCTGGGAATGGATCAGCGCGTCGGCGACTATTACAAACGGGCGTTGTCGCTGACCTCGATAGCCGGCATTTGCCGCTTGCCCCAAGTGTCGCTGCCGCTGTCGATGGTCACCGTCGAAGGCGGCGAACTGCCGCTGGGGCTCTCGCTGTTGGCTCGCTTCGGCGAGGACCTGTTCCTGCTCGATGTGGTGCAACAAATTGCCAAAGACCATCACGTCACTTAA
- a CDS encoding LL-diaminopimelate aminotransferase, translating into MSDPYFQSRFAQRIGGANYGKGSEIYKFEKIKRAKRKALAEHPERTLIDFGIGENDEMAPESVRAVMAREINRTENRGYADNGITEFKAAAARFMQRNFGVQLDPATEVNHCIGSKTALAMLPAAFINPGDVTLMTVPGYPVAGTHTKYYGGEVHRLPLLAENDFFPDLKSIPADVLSRTKLLVLCYPNSPTGKTATPDFYMRVVEFAQQHKIVVIQDAAHGMLSYDCPPHSFLSVPGAKEVGVEIHSMSKGFHMIGWRLGWVCGHERIVRAFSDVKDNSDSGQFIAIQKAAAAALDDDSIPRQVRTKYERRLRKLVSMLTRCGFTCQMPGGTYFLYTRSPKGFAGAKSGKLQSGGVQFENAEAASQFLINEHSIITVPWDDAGPFLRFSVTYEAADEKAEDALMTETEARLKQLQPVF; encoded by the coding sequence ATGTCCGATCCCTATTTTCAATCCCGATTTGCCCAGCGAATTGGCGGCGCCAATTACGGCAAGGGATCCGAGATTTACAAGTTCGAAAAAATTAAACGCGCCAAGCGCAAAGCGCTGGCCGAGCATCCCGAACGCACGCTGATTGATTTCGGCATCGGAGAAAATGACGAAATGGCCCCCGAAAGCGTCCGGGCTGTTATGGCGCGCGAAATCAACCGCACCGAAAACCGCGGTTACGCCGACAACGGCATTACGGAGTTCAAAGCGGCGGCGGCGCGATTCATGCAGCGCAACTTCGGCGTGCAGCTTGATCCGGCAACCGAAGTCAACCATTGCATCGGCTCCAAAACGGCACTGGCCATGTTGCCGGCGGCCTTCATCAACCCTGGCGATGTCACACTGATGACCGTGCCTGGCTATCCTGTGGCCGGCACACACACCAAGTATTACGGCGGCGAAGTTCATCGCCTGCCGCTGCTGGCGGAAAACGATTTTTTCCCCGATCTCAAATCGATTCCCGCCGACGTGCTCTCGCGCACTAAATTGCTGGTGCTGTGCTACCCCAACAGCCCCACCGGCAAAACTGCCACGCCGGATTTCTATATGCGTGTGGTCGAGTTTGCACAGCAGCACAAAATTGTTGTCATTCAAGATGCGGCCCACGGCATGCTTAGTTACGATTGTCCGCCGCATAGTTTCTTGAGTGTTCCAGGAGCCAAAGAAGTGGGTGTGGAAATCCATTCCATGTCGAAGGGATTTCACATGATCGGCTGGCGATTGGGTTGGGTTTGCGGACACGAACGAATCGTGCGCGCATTTTCCGACGTGAAAGATAATAGCGACAGCGGCCAGTTTATCGCCATTCAAAAGGCGGCCGCCGCCGCACTGGATGACGACTCCATTCCTCGGCAAGTCCGCACGAAGTACGAGCGCCGCTTGCGGAAATTGGTCAGCATGCTCACACGCTGCGGGTTCACCTGCCAAATGCCCGGCGGAACATATTTTTTATACACGCGAAGTCCAAAGGGTTTTGCCGGTGCTAAGTCGGGCAAATTGCAATCCGGCGGTGTGCAATTCGAGAATGCCGAGGCCGCCAGTCAGTTCTTGATCAACGAGCATTCCATCATCACCGTCCCGTGGGACGATGCCGGACCGTTCCTGCGGTTTTCTGTCACCTACGAAGCTGCCGACGAAAAAGCAGAAGATGCGCTGATGACGGAAACGGAAGCCCGGCTGAAACAACTGCAGCCGGTATTTTAA
- a CDS encoding sigma-70 family RNA polymerase sigma factor translates to MAANKKSLAERLARGEESAFAELYDVCANKLRGFLLLRLHDPEQAAEVLQITFVRAVEHRKRFANVENPTAYLFQMARNEAVRNVKKDQSRRYPEFQLLEQKTDVTANPYAAHDDAEMVAAALAKLDIEDRELVELKIFAGLTFQEIAAVTAQPPATVATRYRRALESLRPWLSKQLR, encoded by the coding sequence ATGGCAGCGAACAAAAAATCACTTGCGGAACGGTTGGCACGCGGCGAGGAATCGGCCTTCGCCGAGTTGTATGATGTCTGCGCCAACAAGTTACGCGGATTTCTCTTGCTGCGTCTACACGACCCTGAGCAGGCTGCCGAGGTATTACAAATCACATTCGTGCGAGCAGTGGAACATCGGAAGCGGTTTGCTAACGTGGAAAATCCAACAGCGTATCTATTTCAAATGGCTCGGAATGAAGCTGTTCGAAATGTTAAAAAGGATCAATCTCGACGATATCCAGAATTCCAATTGCTGGAACAAAAAACAGACGTGACTGCGAATCCCTATGCTGCTCACGATGATGCTGAAATGGTTGCAGCAGCTTTGGCGAAGTTAGACATTGAAGATCGCGAATTGGTTGAACTTAAAATTTTTGCAGGCCTCACCTTTCAAGAAATTGCTGCGGTCACTGCTCAACCGCCGGCAACAGTGGCCACACGTTATCGCCGGGCCTTGGAATCGTTGCGACCCTGGTTGAGTAAACAACTTCGATAG